The following coding sequences lie in one Hippopotamus amphibius kiboko isolate mHipAmp2 chromosome 17, mHipAmp2.hap2, whole genome shotgun sequence genomic window:
- the ASGR2 gene encoding asialoglycoprotein receptor 2 isoform X2 → MAREFQDIQQLDPEENDHQLGRGKPPPQPSLLQRLCSMFRLSLLVLGLNILLLVAVCVMGSHRAQLQVELQTLKETFSNFSSSTQMEILALSSHGGGARDKVTSLEAKLEKQQQDLKADHDTLLFHLKHFPVDIRTLTCRMAFLHSNGTECCPVNWVDYEGSCYWFSRSGKPWPEAEKYCQLEGAHLVVINSREEQKFVAHHANSFQTWIGLTDSDGSWKWVDGTDYSHSYKNWAATQPDDWQGHELGGSEDCAEIREDGLWNDDFCQQVKRWVCEIKRNIAIEAPRPPADL, encoded by the exons GGAAGCCTCCTCCTCAGCCCTCTCTGCTGCAGCGTCTCTGCTCCATGTTCCGCCTCAGTCTGCTTGTCCTGGGCCTCAACATCCTGCTGCTGGTGGCCGTCTGTGTGATGGGGTCCCACA GAGCACAGCTGCAAGTGGAGCTGCAGACCCTAAAGGAAACTTTCAGCAACTTCTCCTCGAGCACCCAGATGGAGATCCTGGCTCTGAGCTCCCATG GAGGCGGCGCCCGTGACAAGGTGACATCTCTGGAAGCCAAGCTGGAAAAACAGCAGCAAGACCTGAAAGCAG ATCATGACACCTTGCTGTTTCATCTGAAGCACTTCCCGGTGGACATACGCACGCTGACTTGTCGGATGGCGTTCCTCCACAGTAACG GCACAGAGTGCTGCCCCGTGAACTGGGTGGACTATGAAGGCAGCTGCTACTGGTTCTCTCGCTCCGGGAAGCCCTGGCCCGAGGCTGAGAAGTACTGTCAGCTGGAGGGCGCCCACCTGGTGGTCATCAACTCCAGAGAGGAGCAG AAATTCGTTGCACACCACGCAAACTCCTTTCAGACCTGGATAGGTCTCACTGACAGCGATGGCTCCTGGAAATGGGTGGATGGCACAGACTACAGTCACAGCTACAA GAACTGGGCTGCCACTCAGCCTGATGACTGGCAGGGACACGAGCTGGGGGGCAGCGAGGACTGTGCTGAGATCCGGGAGGACGGCCTCTGGAATGATGATTTCTGCCAGCAAGTGAAACGCTGGGTGTGTGAGATAAAGCGGAACATCGCCATCGAGGCGCCCCGACCTCCAGcagacctctga
- the ASGR2 gene encoding asialoglycoprotein receptor 2 isoform X1, with translation MAREFQDIQQLDPEENDHQLGRGKPPPQPSLLQRLCSMFRLSLLVLGLNILLLVAVCVMGSHRAQLQVELQTLKETFSNFSSSTQMEILALSSHGGGARDKVTSLEAKLEKQQQDLKADHDTLLFHLKHFPVDIRTLTCRMAFLHSNGTECCPVNWVDYEGSCYWFSRSGKPWPEAEKYCQLEGAHLVVINSREEQKFVAHHANSFQTWIGLTDSDGSWKWVDGTDYSHSYNSSTGHFEKRKDKRVLLLPSPSLLCSPHDRPMNWRRSVEARNRTLFGKLADQEDGRLMSVKKPSCLS, from the exons GGAAGCCTCCTCCTCAGCCCTCTCTGCTGCAGCGTCTCTGCTCCATGTTCCGCCTCAGTCTGCTTGTCCTGGGCCTCAACATCCTGCTGCTGGTGGCCGTCTGTGTGATGGGGTCCCACA GAGCACAGCTGCAAGTGGAGCTGCAGACCCTAAAGGAAACTTTCAGCAACTTCTCCTCGAGCACCCAGATGGAGATCCTGGCTCTGAGCTCCCATG GAGGCGGCGCCCGTGACAAGGTGACATCTCTGGAAGCCAAGCTGGAAAAACAGCAGCAAGACCTGAAAGCAG ATCATGACACCTTGCTGTTTCATCTGAAGCACTTCCCGGTGGACATACGCACGCTGACTTGTCGGATGGCGTTCCTCCACAGTAACG GCACAGAGTGCTGCCCCGTGAACTGGGTGGACTATGAAGGCAGCTGCTACTGGTTCTCTCGCTCCGGGAAGCCCTGGCCCGAGGCTGAGAAGTACTGTCAGCTGGAGGGCGCCCACCTGGTGGTCATCAACTCCAGAGAGGAGCAG AAATTCGTTGCACACCACGCAAACTCCTTTCAGACCTGGATAGGTCTCACTGACAGCGATGGCTCCTGGAAATGGGTGGATGGCACAGACTACAGTCACAGCTACAA ctcctccaCTGGGCATTTTGAAAAAAGGAAGGATAAGAGAGTCCtcttgttaccaagtccaagcttgctctgctcaccacatgacaggccaatgaattggagacgaAGTGTTGAAGCAAGGAAtaggactttatttggaaagctggcagaccaagaagatggcagactcatgtctgtcaaaaaaccatcttgcctgagttag